The following coding sequences are from one Rathayibacter sp. VKM Ac-2760 window:
- a CDS encoding DUF3566 domain-containing protein — MSSTVAEKLARKSAKSPAAKQVRLKLVYVDFWSAVKLSFLLGLTLAIITIVVVYLVYTVLAQTGVFDEVNGLVQDIAGAEAFDLNTIISLPQIMGFAIVVAVLNTIVTTALGAIVALLYNLSVKITGGLLVGFTNQ; from the coding sequence ATGAGTAGCACGGTCGCCGAGAAGCTCGCCAGGAAGTCCGCGAAGAGCCCGGCGGCGAAGCAGGTCAGACTCAAGCTCGTGTACGTCGACTTCTGGTCGGCGGTCAAGCTGTCGTTCCTGCTGGGGCTGACGCTGGCGATCATCACGATCGTCGTCGTCTACCTCGTCTACACGGTCCTCGCGCAGACGGGCGTCTTCGACGAGGTCAACGGCCTCGTCCAGGACATCGCCGGCGCCGAGGCCTTCGACCTCAACACGATCATCTCGCTGCCCCAGATCATGGGCTTCGCGATCGTCGTGGCCGTGCTCAACACGATCGTCACCACCGCCCTCGGTGCGATCGTGGCGCTGCTGTACAACCTCAGCGTCAAGATCACGGGTGGCCTGCTGGTCGGCTTCACCAACCAGTAG
- a CDS encoding thioredoxin domain-containing protein, which produces MPAGVVVSVIVELYTSAFCGACHAARSVLERAAELVPAAEIREFDVAFAPAAAEAADVRSTPTVVVRDETGRAVFRAEGAPSLPQALSALALAVG; this is translated from the coding sequence GTGCCGGCCGGTGTTGTCGTTTCTGTGATCGTCGAGCTCTACACGTCCGCCTTCTGCGGGGCCTGCCATGCGGCCCGCTCGGTCCTCGAGCGCGCCGCCGAGCTCGTCCCGGCGGCCGAGATCCGCGAGTTCGACGTCGCCTTCGCGCCCGCCGCGGCCGAGGCGGCGGACGTCCGCTCCACCCCCACCGTCGTCGTCCGCGACGAGACGGGTCGCGCAGTGTTCCGCGCGGAGGGTGCCCCGTCGCTCCCCCAGGCGCTCTCGGCGCTCGCTCTCGCCGTAGGGTGA
- a CDS encoding NUDIX hydrolase, whose translation MDIRVAAYGVIIDGERMLLAHWSQGPWEAWTLPGGGIDEGESPADAAVREIFEETGYHAELEGLIGVDSHVIPAHRRSDPEAGPLHAIRVVYRARVVGGELTHEVDGSTDAAAWFPLAEVEGLERVELIDVALTMNEAWSLR comes from the coding sequence GTGGACATCCGGGTCGCCGCGTACGGCGTGATCATCGACGGCGAGCGCATGCTCCTCGCCCACTGGAGCCAGGGCCCGTGGGAAGCGTGGACGCTGCCCGGCGGCGGCATCGACGAGGGCGAGTCGCCCGCCGACGCGGCCGTGCGCGAGATCTTCGAGGAGACCGGCTACCACGCGGAGCTCGAGGGACTGATCGGCGTCGACTCGCACGTGATCCCCGCACACCGCCGCAGCGACCCGGAGGCCGGGCCGCTGCACGCCATCCGCGTCGTCTACCGCGCCCGCGTCGTCGGTGGGGAGCTGACCCACGAGGTCGACGGCTCGACCGACGCCGCCGCGTGGTTCCCGCTCGCCGAGGTCGAGGGCCTCGAGCGCGTCGAGCTGATCGACGTCGCCCTGACCATGAACGAGGCCTGGTCGCTGCGCTGA